A DNA window from Citrobacter tructae contains the following coding sequences:
- a CDS encoding YidH family protein, whose protein sequence is MKISRLGEAPDYRFSLANERTFLAWIRTALGFLAAGVGLDQLAPDFAMPSFVNSWRYCCVCLPVVWRFMAICAGAET, encoded by the coding sequence ATGAAGATTTCCCGCCTCGGAGAAGCGCCGGATTACCGCTTCTCGCTGGCAAATGAGCGTACCTTTCTGGCGTGGATCCGCACCGCGCTGGGGTTTCTGGCCGCTGGAGTGGGCCTTGATCAGCTGGCGCCAGATTTTGCCATGCCCTCATTCGTGAACAGTTGGCGCTATTGCTGTGTCTGTTTGCCGGTGGTCTGGCGATTTATGGCTATCTGCGCTGGCGCTGAAACATAA
- a CDS encoding DUF3748 domain-containing protein encodes MKQITFMPRNHQLTNINTWTPDSQWLVFDVRPSGASFTGETIERVNIHTGEVEVIYRATQEAHVGVVTVHPKHEKYVFIHGPENPDESWHYDFHHRRGVIATRTEIANLDAMDITAPYTPGALRGGSHVHVFSPNGEFVSFTYNDHVLRERSPALDLRNVGVATPYGPVTVSMQHPREYSGSYWCVLVSQTTPVPQPGSDEINRAYEEGWVGNHALAFIGDTLSANGEKIPELFIVDLPQDENGWKYPGNAPLEGSESTMPAPPSGVVQRRLTFTHDRAFPGLVNQPRHWVRSNPKASDIAFLMRDDSGIVQLWLISVQGGTPRQLTRCTTDIQSAFNWHPSGLWLGFVLENRIACCNARTGEIDFLTENHKAQPSADAIVFSPDGQQVAWMEDVEGFRQLWVTETGR; translated from the coding sequence ATGAAGCAAATCACCTTTATGCCGCGTAATCACCAACTGACCAATATCAATACCTGGACTCCGGACAGCCAGTGGCTGGTTTTTGACGTGCGTCCTTCCGGGGCATCGTTTACCGGTGAGACGATTGAACGCGTCAATATTCACACCGGCGAGGTGGAGGTGATTTATCGTGCGACGCAGGAGGCACACGTCGGCGTGGTGACCGTTCATCCAAAACATGAAAAATATGTGTTCATTCACGGACCTGAAAATCCCGATGAATCATGGCATTACGACTTTCATCATCGTCGTGGTGTCATTGCCACGCGCACAGAGATAGCGAATCTGGATGCGATGGATATCACTGCCCCGTACACGCCTGGCGCGCTGCGCGGCGGCAGTCATGTGCATGTTTTTAGCCCGAACGGTGAGTTTGTCAGCTTCACCTATAACGACCATGTGCTGCGTGAGCGTTCCCCAGCTCTGGATTTACGTAACGTTGGCGTGGCTACACCGTATGGTCCGGTGACGGTCTCCATGCAGCATCCGCGCGAGTATAGCGGGAGTTACTGGTGCGTGCTGGTGAGCCAGACTACGCCCGTGCCGCAGCCGGGCAGTGATGAGATTAACCGCGCCTACGAAGAAGGCTGGGTGGGGAATCATGCGCTGGCGTTTATTGGTGATACCTTGTCGGCAAATGGGGAGAAGATCCCCGAGCTGTTTATTGTCGATTTACCGCAAGATGAAAATGGCTGGAAATATCCAGGGAATGCGCCACTGGAAGGCAGCGAATCGACAATGCCGGCACCGCCGTCAGGCGTCGTTCAGCGTCGTCTGACGTTTACCCACGACCGCGCTTTCCCTGGGCTGGTGAATCAACCACGTCACTGGGTGCGCAGTAATCCAAAGGCGTCAGATATTGCGTTTTTGATGCGTGATGATAGCGGTATTGTGCAGCTATGGCTAATTTCTGTGCAGGGCGGTACACCGCGTCAACTGACCCGCTGTACGACTGATATTCAGTCAGCGTTTAACTGGCATCCGTCGGGTCTATGGCTGGGATTTGTGTTGGAAAACAGAATTGCCTGTTGTAATGCGCGGACGGGAGAGATTGATTTTTTGACGGAGAATCATAAAGCTCAACCGTCCGCAGATGCGATCGTCTTTTCGCCTGACGGGCAACAGGTTGCATGGATGGAAGATGTAGAGGGTTTCCGCCAGCTATGGGTGACAGAAACCGGGCGCTAA
- the cbrA gene encoding colicin M resistance lipid reductase CbrA, with amino-acid sequence MEHFDVAIIGLGPAGAALARQLNGKMRVIALDKKRQCGTEGFTKPCGGLLAPDAQRSFIRDGITLPVDVIANPQIFSVKTVDVAASLTRNYQRSYINIDRHAFDLWMKSLIPGDVQVYHDSLCRKIWREGDKWHVIFRADGWEQQITARYLVGADGANSLVRRHLYPQHQIRKYVAIQQWFAEKHPVPFYSCIFDNDATDCYSWSISKDGFFIFGGAYPMKDGHARFEALKEKMEAFHFQFGQPVKSEKCTVLFPSRWKDFVCGEDNAFLIGEAAGFISASSLEGISYALDSAEILKSVLLQETVDKNKTYHKATRKLRIKLYGKILKSRALTSALTRKWIMQSGMAHIPLSQEVEPAVTPDGLIKEH; translated from the coding sequence ATGGAACATTTTGACGTGGCGATTATCGGTTTAGGCCCGGCGGGTGCTGCGCTGGCGCGGCAGTTGAACGGAAAAATGCGCGTGATTGCGCTGGATAAAAAACGCCAGTGCGGCACTGAAGGCTTTACCAAACCCTGTGGAGGTTTACTGGCTCCTGACGCCCAACGTTCATTTATCCGCGACGGGATAACCTTACCCGTTGATGTCATCGCCAACCCGCAGATTTTCAGTGTTAAAACGGTCGATGTGGCAGCCTCTCTGACTCGAAATTACCAGCGTAGCTATATCAATATCGATCGCCATGCTTTTGATTTATGGATGAAATCACTAATTCCTGGCGATGTGCAGGTGTACCACGACAGCCTGTGTCGGAAAATCTGGCGCGAGGGCGATAAATGGCATGTTATCTTTCGCGCCGATGGTTGGGAGCAGCAGATCACCGCACGTTATCTAGTGGGTGCTGATGGGGCAAATTCGCTGGTACGCCGTCATCTCTATCCCCAGCACCAAATCCGTAAATATGTTGCTATTCAACAATGGTTTGCGGAAAAACACCCTGTCCCGTTCTATTCGTGTATTTTTGATAACGATGCCACAGATTGCTATTCCTGGAGCATTAGCAAAGACGGATTTTTTATCTTCGGTGGTGCCTACCCAATGAAGGATGGCCACGCACGCTTTGAAGCGCTGAAAGAAAAGATGGAAGCTTTCCATTTTCAGTTTGGCCAACCGGTGAAAAGTGAAAAATGTACGGTGCTGTTCCCATCACGCTGGAAAGACTTCGTCTGTGGTGAGGACAACGCATTTTTAATTGGCGAAGCGGCTGGATTTATCAGCGCCAGTTCACTGGAAGGAATTAGTTATGCGCTGGACAGCGCAGAAATCCTCAAATCTGTACTATTGCAGGAAACGGTCGACAAAAATAAAACCTATCACAAGGCGACCCGCAAACTGCGTATTAAGCTGTATGGCAAGATCCTGAAGAGCCGGGCATTAACATCGGCACTGACCCGTAAATGGATAATGCAAAGCGGCATGGCACATATTCCCTTGAGTCAGGAGGTGGAGCCCGCCGTAACGCCTGACGGGCTGATTAAAGAACATTAG
- the dsdC gene encoding DNA-binding transcriptional regulator DsdC, which translates to MDPLREVRNRLLNGWQLSKLYTFEVAARHQSFALAADELSLSPSAVSHRINQLEEELGIQLFVRSHRKVELTHEGKRVFWALKSSLDTLNQEILDIKNQELSGTLTVYSRPSIAQCWLVPALGDFTRRYPSISLTMLTGNDNVNMQRAGIDLAIYFDDAPSAQLTHHFLMDEAILPVCSPDYARRYDLTGTLVNLSHCTLLHDRQAWSNDSGTDEWHSWARHYGVNLPTSSGIGFDRSDLAVIAAMNHIGVAMGRKRLVQKRLDSGELVAPFGDMALKCHQHYYITTLPGRQWPKIEAFIGWLQEQVK; encoded by the coding sequence GTGGATCCCCTACGCGAGGTCAGAAATCGGCTGCTCAATGGCTGGCAGCTCTCAAAGCTCTATACTTTTGAAGTGGCGGCCAGGCATCAGTCGTTTGCGCTAGCGGCAGACGAGCTGTCGTTAAGCCCCAGCGCCGTAAGTCACCGTATTAATCAACTGGAAGAGGAGCTGGGCATTCAGCTGTTTGTCCGCTCACATCGCAAGGTGGAACTCACCCATGAAGGTAAACGGGTGTTCTGGGCGCTGAAATCATCGCTGGATACGCTCAATCAGGAAATTCTCGACATCAAAAACCAGGAGCTGTCCGGGACGCTAACCGTGTATTCGCGGCCCTCCATTGCCCAGTGTTGGCTGGTGCCGGCTCTCGGTGACTTTACCCGCCGTTACCCGTCGATTTCGCTGACCATGCTGACCGGGAATGACAACGTCAATATGCAACGTGCTGGGATCGACCTGGCCATCTATTTTGACGATGCGCCATCTGCGCAACTCACGCATCATTTCCTGATGGACGAAGCGATCCTGCCGGTATGCAGCCCGGATTATGCTCGTCGCTATGACCTTACCGGTACGCTGGTGAACTTGTCACACTGCACGCTACTGCATGACAGGCAGGCGTGGAGTAATGATTCAGGTACGGATGAATGGCACAGCTGGGCGCGGCATTATGGGGTGAATTTGCCGACATCGTCTGGCATTGGCTTCGATCGTTCTGATTTAGCGGTGATTGCGGCTATGAACCATATCGGCGTGGCAATGGGGCGAAAGAGGCTGGTGCAAAAACGTCTCGACAGCGGAGAACTGGTGGCTCCTTTTGGCGATATGGCACTGAAATGTCATCAGCACTATTACATCACCACGCTGCCCGGCAGACAGTGGCCGAAAATCGAGGCGTTTATTGGCTGGCTGCAGGAGCAGGTAAAATAA
- the ibpA gene encoding small heat shock chaperone IbpA, whose amino-acid sequence MRNFDLSPLYRSAIGFDRLFNLLESNQSQSNGGYPPYNVELVDENHYRIAIAVAGFAESELEITAQDNLLVVKGAHADEQKERTYLYQGIAERNFERKFQLAENIHVRGANLVNGLLYIELERVIPEANKPRRIEIN is encoded by the coding sequence ATGCGTAACTTTGACTTATCCCCGTTATACCGTTCTGCAATTGGTTTTGATCGCCTGTTTAACCTGCTGGAAAGCAATCAGAGCCAGAGTAATGGCGGCTACCCTCCGTATAACGTTGAGCTGGTAGACGAAAACCATTACCGCATTGCGATTGCCGTTGCGGGCTTTGCTGAAAGTGAGCTGGAAATTACCGCCCAGGACAATTTGCTGGTGGTAAAAGGCGCTCACGCTGACGAGCAAAAAGAACGTACATACCTGTATCAGGGTATTGCTGAGCGCAACTTTGAACGCAAGTTCCAGTTGGCGGAGAACATTCATGTTCGCGGAGCAAACCTGGTGAACGGTCTGCTGTACATCGAGCTTGAGCGCGTGATTCCGGAAGCGAACAAACCGCGCCGCATCGAAATCAACTAA
- a CDS encoding putative transporter, giving the protein MSDIALTVSVLALVAVVGLWIGNIKVRGVGFGIGGVLFGGIIVGHFVDQAGMTLSGDMLHFIQEFGLILFVYTIGIQVGPGFFASLRVSGLRLNLFAVLIVILGGLVTALLHKIFAIPLPVVLGIFSGAVTNTPALGAGQQILRDLGTPMDVVDQMGMSYAMAYPFGICGILLTMWLMRLIFRVNVEAEAQQHESTRTNGQALIQTMNIRVENPNLNNMAIQDVPILNSDKIICSRLKREETLMVPSPGTIIQMGDLLHLVGQPADLHNAQVVIGQEVDTSLSTRGTDLRVERVVVTNEQVLGKRIRDLHFKERYDVVISRLNRAGVELVASSDASLQFGDILNLVGRPSSIDAVANVVGNAQQKLQQVQMLPVFIGIGLGVLLGSIPLFIPGFPVALKLGLAGGPLIMALILGRIGSIGKLYWFMPPSANLALRELGIVLFLAVVGLKSGGDFVDTLTQGDGLSWVGYGIFITAVPLITVGLLARLLTKMNYLTLCGMLAGSMTDPPALAFANNLHATSGAAALSYATVYPLVMFLRIITPQLLAVIFWGLG; this is encoded by the coding sequence ATGAGTGATATAGCATTGACGGTCAGCGTTCTGGCGTTGGTGGCGGTTGTCGGGTTGTGGATCGGCAACATTAAAGTTCGGGGCGTTGGTTTTGGCATCGGAGGCGTGCTGTTCGGCGGTATTATTGTCGGGCACTTTGTCGATCAGGCAGGGATGACCCTGAGCGGCGATATGCTGCATTTTATTCAGGAGTTCGGCCTGATTCTCTTCGTGTATACCATCGGTATTCAGGTGGGGCCGGGCTTCTTTGCATCGTTGCGCGTTTCGGGTTTGCGCCTGAATCTGTTCGCCGTGCTGATTGTCATTTTGGGTGGCCTGGTTACCGCTCTGCTACATAAGATTTTTGCCATTCCTCTTCCTGTAGTGCTGGGCATATTCTCCGGTGCGGTGACCAATACCCCAGCGCTGGGCGCAGGGCAGCAAATCCTGCGCGATCTGGGGACGCCAATGGATGTCGTGGATCAGATGGGGATGAGCTACGCCATGGCTTATCCTTTTGGCATTTGCGGTATTTTGCTCACCATGTGGCTGATGCGTCTTATATTCCGCGTCAACGTCGAGGCAGAAGCACAGCAGCATGAGTCAACGCGGACCAACGGGCAGGCGCTGATTCAGACAATGAACATCCGCGTTGAAAACCCGAACCTGAATAATATGGCGATTCAGGACGTCCCCATACTGAACAGCGATAAAATCATCTGCTCCCGCCTGAAGCGGGAAGAAACATTGATGGTGCCGTCGCCGGGAACGATTATCCAGATGGGTGATCTGCTCCATCTGGTCGGGCAGCCTGCGGATCTGCACAATGCGCAGGTGGTGATTGGTCAGGAAGTCGACACCTCGCTGTCGACGCGAGGCACGGATTTGCGCGTCGAGCGTGTAGTGGTGACCAACGAACAGGTACTGGGCAAACGGATCCGTGACCTGCACTTTAAAGAGCGCTATGACGTTGTTATTTCGCGCCTGAACCGCGCGGGCGTAGAGTTGGTTGCCAGCAGCGATGCCAGCCTGCAGTTTGGCGATATCCTCAATCTGGTAGGACGACCCTCATCCATCGATGCCGTCGCGAATGTTGTCGGCAACGCGCAGCAAAAATTGCAACAAGTACAGATGCTGCCGGTATTTATCGGTATCGGGCTTGGGGTTTTACTGGGTTCTATTCCGCTGTTTATACCCGGCTTCCCGGTGGCGTTAAAGCTGGGTCTGGCCGGGGGGCCGTTGATTATGGCGCTGATACTTGGGCGTATTGGCAGCATCGGCAAGTTGTACTGGTTTATGCCGCCGAGCGCTAACCTGGCGCTGCGTGAACTGGGGATTGTGCTCTTTCTCGCGGTGGTTGGCCTGAAATCGGGTGGTGATTTTGTCGATACGCTAACTCAGGGAGATGGTCTGAGCTGGGTGGGCTACGGTATTTTCATCACTGCCGTTCCGCTGATTACCGTCGGTCTACTGGCGCGCCTCCTGACCAAAATGAACTACCTGACGCTGTGTGGAATGCTGGCTGGGTCGATGACCGACCCTCCCGCACTGGCGTTTGCCAATAACCTGCACGCCACCAGTGGCGCGGCGGCACTTTCGTATGCCACAGTTTACCCGCTGGTAATGTTCTTGCGCATTATCACCCCGCAACTGCTAGCGGTGATTTTTTGGGGATTAGGCTAA
- a CDS encoding radical SAM protein, whose translation MTGSEDMEVSEGNIKVVVDHQKCKYPIDLYRSLQKEGIRSVQFIPLVEHDENGYLKAESVTSEDWGRFLNTVFDIWVREDITRVSIPLFDETLNRWCGRTGQTRRQAISQMNASCQSCPMLQFYRGDCPAYCDNSGKGDLCAGYQAFFNHTAPHMRVMRDLLKQHRSPMELMAMLR comes from the coding sequence ATGACAGGCAGTGAGGACATGGAGGTTAGTGAGGGGAATATTAAAGTGGTAGTGGATCACCAGAAATGTAAGTACCCAATTGATTTGTACCGCAGTTTACAGAAAGAAGGCATTCGTTCTGTGCAGTTTATTCCCTTGGTTGAGCACGATGAAAACGGTTATCTGAAAGCCGAATCTGTTACGTCAGAAGACTGGGGACGGTTTCTAAATACGGTATTTGATATCTGGGTTCGTGAGGATATTACTCGAGTATCCATTCCACTTTTTGATGAAACGTTGAATCGGTGGTGTGGCCGGACGGGACAAACCCGTCGACAGGCGATTTCGCAGATGAACGCGTCCTGCCAGTCATGTCCTATGTTGCAATTCTATCGTGGCGATTGCCCGGCATATTGTGATAATAGCGGTAAGGGCGATCTGTGTGCAGGCTATCAAGCTTTCTTCAACCACACTGCTCCGCATATGCGCGTCATGCGCGACCTGCTGAAACAGCATCGCTCACCGATGGAACTGATGGCGATGCTGCGTTAA
- the ibpB gene encoding small heat shock chaperone IbpB has protein sequence MRNYDLSPLLRQWIGFDKLANALQNTGESQSFPPYNIEKSDDNHYRITLALAGFRQEDLDIQLEGTRLTVKGTPEQPEKETKWLHQGLVTQSFSLSFTLAENMEVSGASFTNGLLHIDLIRNEPETVPPQRIAISERPALNS, from the coding sequence ATGCGTAACTACGATTTATCCCCGCTGCTGCGTCAATGGATCGGTTTTGACAAACTGGCCAATGCACTGCAAAACACCGGCGAAAGCCAGAGCTTCCCACCCTATAACATCGAAAAAAGCGATGATAACCACTATCGCATTACGCTTGCGTTAGCCGGTTTCCGTCAGGAAGATTTGGATATTCAGCTGGAAGGTACGCGTCTGACCGTAAAAGGTACGCCTGAGCAGCCGGAAAAAGAGACCAAGTGGCTGCACCAGGGGCTGGTGACTCAATCCTTCAGCCTGAGCTTTACCCTGGCTGAAAATATGGAAGTCTCCGGCGCAAGCTTCACCAATGGTTTGCTGCACATAGATTTAATTCGCAACGAGCCCGAAACGGTCCCTCCGCAGCGGATCGCTATCAGCGAACGTCCCGCATTAAATAGCTAA
- the dsdA gene encoding D-serine ammonia-lyase — MENMQKLIAQYPLVEDLVALKETTWFNPGTTSLAEGLPYVGLTEHDVQDAHARLARFAPYLAKAFPETAATGGIIESELAAIPAMQKRLEKEYGQHISGEILLKKDSHLPISGSIKARGGIYEVLTHAEKLALAAGLLTTEDDYSILLSPEFKQFFSQYSIAVGSTGNLGMSIGIMSARIGFKVTVHMSADARAWKKAKLRSHGVTVVEYEEDYGVAVEQGRKAAESDPNCFFIDDENSRTLFLGYAVAGQRLKAQFAQQGRMVDADHPLFVYLPCGVGGGPGGVAFGLKLAFGDNVHCFFAEPTHSPCMLLGIYTGLHDTISVQDIGIDNMTAADGLAVGRASGFVGRAMERLLDGLYTLDDQTMYDMLGWLAQEEGIRLEPSALAGMAGPQHVCGSVDYQQMHGFSAEQLNNATHLVWATGGGMVPEAEMAQYLAKGR; from the coding sequence ATGGAAAACATGCAAAAACTTATCGCCCAGTATCCTTTAGTGGAGGACCTGGTCGCACTCAAAGAAACAACCTGGTTTAACCCGGGCACCACCTCTCTTGCGGAAGGTTTACCCTATGTTGGTCTGACAGAGCACGATGTTCAGGATGCCCACGCCCGGCTGGCGCGCTTTGCACCGTATCTGGCGAAAGCATTCCCGGAAACCGCAGCCACCGGTGGGATTATCGAATCTGAGCTGGCTGCGATTCCTGCCATGCAGAAACGACTGGAAAAAGAGTATGGGCAGCATATCAGCGGTGAAATACTGCTGAAGAAAGACAGCCATCTGCCAATTTCCGGCTCAATTAAAGCCCGTGGCGGCATTTATGAAGTGTTGACCCACGCCGAAAAACTGGCGCTGGCAGCCGGCCTGCTGACCACGGAAGACGATTACAGCATTCTGCTTTCGCCTGAGTTCAAACAGTTTTTCAGTCAGTACAGCATCGCGGTCGGCTCGACCGGCAACCTCGGAATGTCGATCGGCATAATGAGCGCCCGCATTGGTTTTAAGGTAACGGTGCATATGTCTGCTGATGCCCGCGCATGGAAAAAAGCTAAACTGCGCAGCCACGGCGTCACGGTGGTGGAGTACGAAGAAGATTACGGTGTGGCGGTTGAACAGGGTCGCAAGGCAGCCGAGTCTGATCCGAACTGCTTCTTTATCGACGATGAAAATTCCCGCACGCTGTTTTTAGGTTATGCGGTCGCCGGGCAACGTCTGAAAGCGCAATTCGCGCAGCAGGGGCGCATGGTGGATGCCGACCATCCGCTGTTTGTCTATCTGCCGTGCGGTGTCGGCGGCGGCCCTGGCGGCGTGGCGTTTGGCCTGAAGCTGGCGTTTGGCGACAACGTGCACTGCTTCTTCGCAGAACCGACCCACTCACCGTGTATGCTGCTGGGGATTTACACCGGGTTGCACGATACGATTTCCGTGCAGGACATTGGTATCGACAACATGACGGCGGCAGATGGGCTGGCGGTCGGTCGTGCATCGGGATTTGTTGGCCGGGCGATGGAGCGGCTGCTTGATGGTCTGTACACCCTTGATGACCAGACGATGTACGACATGCTGGGCTGGCTGGCGCAGGAAGAAGGGATTCGCCTGGAGCCATCGGCGCTGGCGGGTATGGCTGGTCCTCAGCACGTTTGTGGTTCCGTTGACTATCAGCAGATGCACGGATTTAGCGCGGAACAGCTTAATAACGCCACCCATCTGGTTTGGGCTACCGGCGGCGGCATGGTGCCGGAAGCCGAAATGGCGCAATACCTGGCGAAAGGACGCTAA
- a CDS encoding YceK/YidQ family lipoprotein, whose product MIRKMLLTLMMCSGIVFVSGCSSVMSHTGGKEGTYPGTRASATMISESDTNWGTKSLAILDMPFTAVLDTLLLPWDLFRTDSSVRSRVERSEESTQATNNVIPPAKMPAP is encoded by the coding sequence ATGATTAGAAAAATGTTGTTAACACTGATGATGTGCAGCGGGATAGTTTTCGTGAGCGGTTGCTCCAGTGTCATGTCGCACACCGGAGGCAAAGAGGGGACGTATCCCGGTACGCGTGCCAGCGCCACGATGATAAGCGAAAGCGATACGAACTGGGGAACGAAGTCGCTGGCCATTCTTGATATGCCGTTTACCGCCGTGCTGGATACGCTGCTGCTACCGTGGGATTTATTTCGCACCGATAGCTCGGTGAGATCGCGCGTAGAAAGAAGCGAGGAAAGCACGCAAGCCACAAACAACGTGATCCCCCCGGCCAAAATGCCTGCCCCTTAA
- the dsdX gene encoding D-serine transporter DsdX has protein sequence MHSQIWVVSTLLISIVLIVLTIVKFKFHPFLALLLASFFVGTMMGMGPLDMVNAIESGIGGTLGFLAAVIGLGTILGKMMEVSGAAERIGLTLQRCRWLSADVIMVLVGLICGITLFVEVGVVLLIPLAFSIAKKTNTSLLKLAIPLCTALMAVHCVVPPHPAALFVANKLGADIGTVIVYGLLVGLMASLIGGPLYLKFLGNRLPFKPVPAEFSDLKVRDESTLPSLGATLFTVLLPIGLMLVKTVAELNMAKGGTVYTLLEFIGNPITAMFIAVFVAYYILGLRQHIGMGALLTHTENGFGSIANILLIIGAGGAFNAILKSSGLADTLALILSNMHMHPILLAWLVALILHAAVGSATVAMMGATAIVAPMLPLYPNVSPEIIAIAIGSGAIGCTIVTDSLFWLVKQYCGATLNETFKYYTTATFIASVIALACTFLLSFII, from the coding sequence ATGCACTCTCAAATCTGGGTTGTGAGCACGCTGTTGATAAGCATCGTGTTGATCGTTTTGACTATCGTGAAGTTCAAATTCCACCCGTTTCTGGCACTGCTGTTAGCCAGCTTCTTCGTAGGGACGATGATGGGCATGGGGCCGCTGGATATGGTCAATGCCATTGAGAGTGGCATCGGCGGTACGCTGGGCTTCCTCGCCGCAGTTATCGGTCTGGGGACCATTCTCGGCAAAATGATGGAAGTGTCCGGCGCGGCAGAACGTATCGGCCTGACGCTACAGCGCTGCCGCTGGCTTTCCGCCGACGTCATTATGGTGCTGGTCGGTCTGATTTGCGGGATCACGCTATTTGTTGAAGTTGGCGTGGTACTGTTGATTCCGCTGGCGTTTTCTATCGCCAAAAAAACCAATACTTCACTGCTGAAGCTGGCGATCCCACTATGTACAGCGTTGATGGCCGTGCACTGTGTTGTCCCACCGCATCCGGCGGCCCTGTTCGTGGCGAATAAGCTGGGCGCGGATATTGGCACCGTGATCGTTTACGGTTTACTTGTTGGTCTGATGGCATCGCTGATCGGCGGGCCGCTGTACCTGAAATTCCTCGGCAACCGTCTGCCATTTAAACCGGTACCGGCTGAGTTTTCGGACCTTAAGGTACGCGACGAAAGCACGTTGCCGTCGCTGGGCGCTACCCTGTTTACCGTACTGCTGCCCATTGGCCTGATGCTGGTAAAAACCGTCGCTGAGCTGAACATGGCGAAAGGCGGCACAGTGTATACGCTGCTGGAGTTTATCGGCAACCCAATCACCGCCATGTTTATCGCCGTGTTTGTTGCCTACTACATTCTAGGTCTGCGCCAGCATATCGGCATGGGCGCACTGTTGACCCATACTGAAAATGGCTTTGGGTCCATTGCCAACATCCTGCTGATTATCGGTGCGGGCGGCGCGTTCAACGCTATTCTAAAGAGCAGCGGGCTGGCGGATACCCTGGCGCTGATCCTCTCCAACATGCATATGCATCCGATTTTACTGGCCTGGCTGGTGGCACTGATTCTGCACGCTGCAGTGGGTTCTGCCACGGTAGCCATGATGGGCGCAACGGCGATTGTGGCGCCGATGCTGCCGCTTTATCCCAATGTCAGCCCGGAGATCATCGCCATTGCTATCGGTTCCGGCGCAATCGGCTGCACGATCGTCACAGATTCCCTCTTCTGGCTGGTGAAGCAGTACTGCGGCGCTACCCTGAATGAGACGTTTAAATACTATACGACCGCGACTTTTATCGCGTCGGTGATTGCACTAGCGTGCACATTCCTGCTTTCCTTTATCATCTAA